One genomic window of Salvelinus alpinus chromosome 17, SLU_Salpinus.1, whole genome shotgun sequence includes the following:
- the LOC139542299 gene encoding cAMP-dependent protein kinase inhibitor gamma-like, with amino-acid sequence MMDVETTTSYSDFINCDRTGRRNAVPDIQGQGAAASTSELTKDMEGMDLKATEGETGASPAPEGEGSTSQEAQGGKGPS; translated from the exons ATGATGGATGTGGAGACAACAACGTCGTACTCTGACTTCATCAATTGTGATCGTACAGGCCGCAGGAACGCAGTACCTGACATCCAGGGACAGGGGGCAGCAGCCAGCACCAGTGAATTAACCAAAGACATGGAAGGGATGGACCTGAAGGCTACAG aaggagagactggtgcatCACCAGCCCCTGAGGGTGAAGGGTCAACCAGCCAAGAGGCCCAGGGAGGCAAGGGCCCATCGTAA